The sequence below is a genomic window from Meles meles chromosome 3, mMelMel3.1 paternal haplotype, whole genome shotgun sequence.
aagcagaaggtCCAGAAGGGATACTGTAGGTGATAGAATGGGCTGACTTGGAGGCTGCAGAGCCATGGTGACTAACAAGGGCACGTTAATCAGGTTGTCTGATTTCTTTTACTGCCTTTCTTCATTGTTTAAAGAGGTAGAAACTATGTTCTATCTAAAGGACATGAGCCAGGGTGGGATGAGGCTGGGGGATGTGGGTGCCTCTTTTTCAGGCCTGCAGGCCAGGGCTTTGACATGAGACAGCCCCAATGTGAACTTCCGATCTCTTATTTCTTAGCTACGCCTTCGCTGAGTAAAGTAACCCCCTGATCCCCATTTCTTTGTAAAACAGGGACAATCTTATTTCCCATCGTGAATGCTCAACATATGGTGGTTATGAATATCATACATAAATACTTCAATAAGGGGATGTCATTTTTCACTTTGATTCTGGTTCTAGAATCAGGATGAACATCGAGGTTGGGAACGTTTCTCACACAGGAGCCATCATTTCCTGGTCATCCTCGGAGCCCTGCCTGGAGGACTATTACCATATTATGTATAGGCCCAACTGGAACAGCATCTTCTCCGGCTATCTTCGCTACAGCTTCCACCACGAGGAGAAGGTGCCTCGAACCATCAGCTCCGTGGTGCTGGAACACCTCGCCCCCTCCACTCTCTACTTCCTCTGCATCAGCTGCAAGAAGGCTGCCTTCCCCTACAGGCACTACTGCACCATGTTCCATACCCTGGATAAGAGTCCGCTGGCGGCTGGGAGCTCGCTGGTGGACCCCCAGATCTCCCTGTGGGTTTTGATGGCCATTCTGCTAGCCTGC
It includes:
- the FNDC9 gene encoding fibronectin type III domain-containing protein 9, with protein sequence MNIEVGNVSHTGAIISWSSSEPCLEDYYHIMYRPNWNSIFSGYLRYSFHHEEKVPRTISSVVLEHLAPSTLYFLCISCKKAAFPYRHYCTMFHTLDKSPLAAGSSLVDPQISLWVLMAILLACFTAVLAFICLQFWCIRCHEPRWSYRAGHMEEANGLVRWPEEAPALGQREEDLQGLPLVEMPRKNSGAEAEPEAEGEANQEDAADEDAANQDVPDGGALLQGGGGDHAAMLPHFRE